CCATATAATTTGTGTTGTGAGGCAAAAAAGCACGGCTAATATTCACCGTTAGGCCATAACAAGAAATTAAGTTAGAAAGAATTGGCTCATCAATATATCGTCTAGGAATTTGCAATTGTAGACGAATACGGGTCAAACTTTGTTCTGTTTGATAATTTCTATAACCCAATCTTGATC
The Alkalinema sp. FACHB-956 genome window above contains:
- a CDS encoding NIL domain-containing protein produces the protein MGSRLGYRNYQTEQSLTRIRLQLQIPRRYIDEPILSNLISCYGLTVNISRAFLPHNTNYMGFFDLEIQGTLQQLSQGLAYLDSLKLKVISKPNLDGDGWDY